In Palaeococcus ferrophilus DSM 13482, the genomic window GTGTCACCGCCACGACGGCGTTCTTTGGGTTCCTTCCAGTGGCGAAGGCGTTAGGGGTTTCCGTTGGGACGATGGCGACCCTTGGAGTGGGGATACCGGCTTCGTTTGCGAGTCCCCTCACTATCGCGTAGAGCTCGGGCGCCTCCATCTCATCAACGACCCTCGCACCGTACCAGGCGAGCACGAGCCTGTCGCTGTACCAGTAGCTGAAGAAGTTCATGAGGAGCGCGAAGGCGAAGGCTATGAACATCATGTTCGTCCCGCCGAGGAGGTAGCCCACCCCCATAAGGAGCCCCGTGAGGACGGCCATCAAGAATCCGGTTCTAAGCCACATACCGAGTCCCATCTCACTCACCCCCCGTTGTCAGGTATGGGAGCACATCGTCATAAGCGTTACTCCAGTCAACGATGCCAACGCGCCTTTTCGGGCCGTGCTTTATCAACTCAAGCACCTCCCCCAGCACTTCCTCGGGGTTCTTGCCGGTGGTGTCCACCTCTATGACGTTCTCATGCTCCTCGAGGGCCTCCACCAGGCATACGTCAACGAGCTCCGCCTCGACGTTCTCGGCCAGCTTTTTTGCGTCATAACCCCTTTCCCCGAGCCTCTTCGCGACCTCCAGGGGATGGAGGCGCAGCACCACCACGATGTCAGCGGGGAGGAGGTGGCTAAGGTGGCCGTCAACCACCGCGTTCTTTCCCTGAAACTCCCTCTCAAACCTCTCAGCCAGGGCATCAACGTCAATCTCAACCTCCTCCCCGACCCTCTCTCCAACGCCCCACTCGAGGGCAAGATCCTTCACGCTCACGTATTCGTAACCGAGCTTTTCAGCCAGGAGCTTCGCCGTTGTGGTTTTCCCCACGCCGGGGGTTCCCGTTATCGCTATGAGCATTTTATTCACCGAAGTATATTTTAAGTGGCCGCTTTTTATAGTTTTGGTTTAAGTCAAATGTCGAAGTCATGTTTGGCATTAAGCGAAAACCTTATTAAGGTTGGGAGCGCTACACAAACCCAGGTGAGCCCTATGGAGATGTTGAAATCCAAACTACTCGAAAAGAGGCTTGAGCTTGTTAAGATGCAGAAGGAGGCCCTCTTCAACGAGGAGGCACGCCTCCTGAGGCTGGCCATGCAGGGGCGGAGGGGTGTTTCGAAGAAACTCGCCATCGTGAGGCGGGAGAAGAACTCAATCCTCGCTCAGGAAGCGCGGCTTTTAAGGGTTCTCAAGCAGGGCACACCGGCCCTCTGATGGAAGAAAAGGGAGAGGGCTCAGAAGACGTTTATCCTGCCCTCTATCACCATTTCCCTTACCTTGATTATGTTGGCGAGCCACTCGTCGGCTATCTCGTATGCCGGCTTCTCTATCTTCTCAAGGGTGTAGCCCTTCTTCGGGAGTATCTGAAGGCTCGCAACAAGGGGCTGGTC contains:
- a CDS encoding adenylate kinase family protein produces the protein MLIAITGTPGVGKTTTAKLLAEKLGYEYVSVKDLALEWGVGERVGEEVEIDVDALAERFEREFQGKNAVVDGHLSHLLPADIVVVLRLHPLEVAKRLGERGYDAKKLAENVEAELVDVCLVEALEEHENVIEVDTTGKNPEEVLGEVLELIKHGPKRRVGIVDWSNAYDDVLPYLTTGGE